The Deltaproteobacteria bacterium genome has a segment encoding these proteins:
- a CDS encoding DUF4159 domain-containing protein: protein MRRRDFLQLGLLAGAGALWPARARAFGEVSLFQPALAKHGGTWDSRTNGLRRLAWEVSSRTSVEVLPAVRTVSLADRELFKSPFVYLGSEGALPPLTDAEVANLRRYLTYGGFLLAESNDPSRPDFDQSFRRELARVLPQSELAPVPQEHVVYKTFYLLDHPSGRVLESPTLEMAKVGKRAAVMYSRNDMAGAWSRDDRGDWEFDVTPGGENQREYAIRTGVNLVMYALCLDYKDDAVHLKFIMSRRR from the coding sequence ATGCGCCGCCGGGATTTCCTCCAGCTCGGATTGCTCGCGGGCGCCGGTGCGCTCTGGCCCGCGCGCGCCCGCGCCTTCGGCGAGGTCTCGCTCTTCCAGCCCGCGCTCGCCAAGCATGGCGGCACCTGGGACAGCCGCACCAACGGCCTGCGCCGGCTCGCCTGGGAGGTGAGCTCCCGCACGAGCGTCGAGGTGCTGCCTGCGGTCCGCACCGTCTCGCTCGCTGATCGCGAGCTCTTCAAGAGCCCGTTCGTCTACCTGGGGAGCGAGGGAGCGCTGCCGCCGCTCACCGACGCCGAGGTCGCCAACCTGCGTCGCTACCTCACGTACGGCGGCTTCCTGCTCGCCGAATCGAACGACCCCTCGCGCCCCGACTTCGACCAGAGCTTCCGCCGCGAGCTGGCCCGCGTGCTGCCGCAGAGCGAGCTCGCGCCGGTGCCGCAGGAGCACGTGGTCTACAAGACGTTCTACCTGCTCGATCACCCGTCGGGCCGGGTGCTGGAGTCGCCGACGCTGGAGATGGCGAAGGTCGGCAAGCGCGCGGCGGTGATGTACTCGCGCAACGACATGGCCGGCGCCTGGAGCCGCGACGACCGCGGCGACTGGGAGTTCGACGTCACGCCCGGCGGCGAGAACCAGCGCGAGTACGCCATCCGCACCGGTGTGAACCTGGTGATGTACGCGCTCTGCCTCGACTACAAAGACGACGCCGTCCACCTCAAGTTCATCATGAGCCGCCGTCGATGA
- a CDS encoding nucleotidyl transferase AbiEii/AbiGii toxin family protein: MSGLELTIQFFEGLVTRERPGGYWSTFEEVVRLLGRKRRTAFAGALALSAHGMVRATEDIDVLVHPEEKDRLVREMGARFVLREDLDTLLVYADRETGTEVDLLVAFDPISLEACSSPARARVRGKQVRVVSPENLTAMKVVAAVDSPGIEAKQRADVEQLVRSGLIDVNRVSRLLQDEAGREYAKYFITVVRHVRAHPARTAPKRKL, encoded by the coding sequence ATGTCCGGGCTCGAGCTCACCATCCAGTTCTTCGAGGGTCTCGTGACCAGGGAGCGCCCAGGGGGCTATTGGAGCACCTTCGAAGAGGTCGTGCGCCTGCTGGGCCGCAAGCGTCGGACCGCCTTTGCGGGAGCCCTGGCGCTGAGCGCCCACGGGATGGTGCGCGCCACCGAGGACATCGACGTCTTGGTCCACCCGGAAGAGAAAGATCGCCTCGTCCGGGAGATGGGCGCGCGCTTCGTGTTGCGCGAGGACCTCGACACGCTCCTGGTCTACGCGGATCGCGAGACGGGGACCGAGGTGGATCTTCTCGTGGCGTTCGATCCCATCTCCCTCGAGGCTTGCTCGAGCCCGGCCCGCGCGCGGGTGCGCGGCAAGCAGGTGCGGGTGGTGAGCCCGGAGAACCTGACGGCCATGAAGGTGGTGGCGGCCGTCGACAGCCCGGGCATCGAGGCCAAGCAGCGCGCCGACGTCGAGCAGTTGGTCCGCTCGGGCTTGATCGACGTGAACCGCGTCTCGCGGCTGCTCCAGGACGAAGCAGGGCGCGAGTACGCGAAGTACTTCATCACGGTGGTGCGGCACGTGCGCGCGCACCCGGCTCGTACCGCGCCGAAGCGCAAGTTGTGA
- the wecB gene encoding UDP-N-acetylglucosamine 2-epimerase (non-hydrolyzing), translating into MADKKWILHVCGARPNFMKVAPIWAAIAARDKLGQKLLHTGQHYDEKMSDVFFAELGLPVPDISLGVGSGTQAEQTGKVMVALEKVVAEQRPDLISVVGDVNSTLAAALVAAKACIPIAHVEAGLRSFDRAMPEEVNRVVVDRLSDLLLTPSADGDENLRREGVDASRIVRVGNVMIDTLRKNLPAAQARPILRELGLNAGGYALCTLHRPSNVDDAAVLGRILDALGAISQKLPLLFPVHPRTRKMLGAFDAKLKAWPQLRLCEPLGYLDFLALTSQAKLVLTDSGGLQEETTALGVPCLTVRENTERPATVTEGTNTIVGTDPKRIVAEAEAVLAGRGKAGRVPELWDGKTAERIAETYEQFLGRR; encoded by the coding sequence ATGGCCGACAAGAAGTGGATCCTGCACGTCTGCGGCGCGCGCCCGAACTTCATGAAGGTCGCGCCCATCTGGGCCGCCATCGCCGCGCGCGACAAGCTGGGCCAGAAGCTGCTCCACACCGGCCAGCACTACGACGAGAAGATGAGCGACGTGTTCTTCGCCGAGCTCGGCCTGCCCGTTCCCGACATCTCGCTCGGCGTGGGCTCGGGCACGCAGGCGGAGCAGACCGGCAAGGTGATGGTGGCGCTGGAGAAGGTGGTGGCCGAGCAGCGGCCGGATCTCATCTCCGTGGTGGGCGACGTGAACAGCACGCTCGCGGCCGCGCTGGTGGCGGCGAAGGCGTGCATTCCCATCGCGCACGTGGAGGCCGGCTTGCGCAGCTTCGATCGCGCGATGCCCGAAGAAGTGAACCGCGTCGTCGTGGATCGGCTCTCGGATCTCCTGCTCACGCCCTCGGCGGATGGCGACGAGAACCTGCGCCGCGAGGGCGTGGATGCCTCGCGCATCGTGCGCGTGGGCAACGTGATGATCGATACCCTGCGCAAGAACCTGCCCGCAGCGCAGGCTCGGCCGATCTTGCGCGAGCTCGGGTTGAACGCGGGCGGCTACGCGTTGTGCACGCTGCACCGGCCGTCGAATGTGGACGACGCGGCGGTGCTCGGACGGATCCTCGATGCGCTCGGCGCCATCTCGCAGAAGCTGCCCCTCTTGTTTCCGGTGCACCCGCGCACGCGGAAGATGCTGGGCGCGTTCGACGCGAAGCTGAAGGCGTGGCCGCAGCTCCGGCTGTGCGAGCCGCTCGGGTACCTCGATTTTCTGGCGCTCACCAGCCAGGCCAAGCTGGTGCTCACCGACTCGGGCGGCTTGCAGGAAGAGACCACCGCGCTCGGCGTGCCGTGCTTGACCGTGCGCGAGAACACCGAGCGCCCGGCGACGGTGACCGAGGGCACGAACACCATCGTGGGAACGGATCCCAAGCGGATCGTGGCCGAAGCGGAGGCCGTGCTCGCCGGACGCGGGAAGGCCGGGCGCGTGCCCGAGCTGTGGGATGGGAAGACGGCCGAGCGGATTGCAGAGACGTATGAGCAGTTCTTGGGTCGGCGCTAG
- a CDS encoding NAD-dependent epimerase produces MTHVLLTGAAGFIGSRVAERLLDRGDEVVGVDNLNAYYDPSLKRARLARIEGRKGFTFEQLDVADREGMARLFAKKPAAVVHLAAQVGVRYSLKNPAAYIDSNLVGFGNILEGARQAEVRHLVYASSSSVYGANTTTPFSEHHLVGHPVSLYAATKRANELMAHSYSHLYRIPTTGLRFFTVYGPWGRPDMAPMLFADAISKGRPIDVFNEGHLWRDFTYVDDIVEGVIRTLDRPASPDAKWSSANPDEATSSAPYRIYNIGNSQPVEVLRFIEVLEAALGKKAVKNFLPMQPGDVHATNADTSELERDVGFRPSTPLEEGVKRFVAWFRDYFGR; encoded by the coding sequence ATGACGCACGTGCTGCTGACAGGCGCCGCCGGCTTCATCGGCTCTCGCGTCGCCGAGCGGCTGCTCGATCGCGGCGACGAGGTGGTTGGCGTCGACAACCTCAACGCCTACTACGACCCATCGCTCAAGCGCGCCCGCCTCGCCCGGATTGAAGGTCGCAAGGGCTTCACCTTCGAGCAGCTCGACGTCGCCGATCGCGAGGGCATGGCGCGGCTCTTCGCCAAGAAGCCTGCCGCGGTGGTCCACCTCGCAGCGCAGGTCGGCGTCCGCTACTCGCTCAAGAACCCCGCGGCCTATATCGACTCGAACCTGGTCGGCTTCGGCAACATCCTCGAGGGAGCACGCCAGGCCGAGGTGCGACATCTCGTCTACGCAAGCTCGAGCTCGGTCTACGGCGCCAATACGACCACGCCTTTCTCCGAGCACCACTTGGTCGGCCACCCGGTTAGCCTCTACGCGGCGACGAAGCGCGCGAACGAGCTCATGGCCCACTCGTACAGCCACCTGTACCGAATCCCCACGACGGGCCTGCGCTTCTTCACGGTCTACGGCCCCTGGGGCCGGCCGGACATGGCGCCCATGCTCTTCGCCGACGCCATCTCCAAGGGCCGCCCGATCGACGTCTTCAACGAGGGGCACCTCTGGCGCGACTTCACGTACGTCGACGACATCGTCGAGGGCGTGATCCGCACGCTCGATCGCCCCGCGTCGCCGGATGCGAAGTGGTCGAGCGCCAACCCCGACGAGGCCACCAGCAGCGCGCCGTACCGCATCTACAACATCGGCAACAGCCAGCCGGTGGAGGTGCTGCGGTTCATCGAGGTGCTCGAGGCCGCGCTGGGCAAGAAGGCGGTGAAAAACTTCCTGCCCATGCAGCCTGGCGACGTGCACGCCACCAACGCCGACACCTCGGAGCTCGAGCGCGACGTGGGCTTCCGGCCGTCGACGCCGCTGGAGGAAGGCGTGAAGCGCTTCGTGGCCTGGTTCCGCGACTACTTCGGACGCTGA
- a CDS encoding nucleotide sugar dehydrogenase — MGATILQRVADKSARIAIIGQGYVGLPLGLVFAEAGFRVSGFDVDPAKVAAINRGESYIKQIGKERVAQAVKSGRYVASADFDGLKDADAIIICVPTPLGLHREPDNGYIHATAREIAKRLRKGQLVILESTTYPGTTDEEVQPILATSGLKCPDDFLLAFSPEREDPGNASFSTKTIPKVVGGINSPSTEAAVALYSAAIDKVVPVSNARVAESAKLLENIYRSVNIALVNELKVAFDKMGIDVWEVIEAAKTKPFGFTPFYPGPGLGGHCIPLDPFYLSWKAAEYGVWTRFIHLAGEVNTNMPHYVVDKTAAALNDQSKSLKGAKICVLGLAYKADIDDDRESPSYEIIELLKDRGAEVAYCDPYFPVARKTRKYDLGMSSTPCTNEALRGFDALVISTAHKQFKDAALYAGVKLVVDSRNTLSPAPSGTAWVKA, encoded by the coding sequence GTGGGTGCCACCATCCTCCAGCGGGTCGCCGACAAATCGGCCCGCATCGCCATCATCGGCCAGGGCTACGTCGGCCTCCCGCTCGGCCTCGTCTTTGCCGAGGCCGGCTTCCGCGTCTCCGGCTTCGACGTCGATCCTGCCAAAGTCGCGGCCATCAACCGCGGCGAGAGCTACATCAAGCAAATCGGCAAGGAGCGCGTGGCCCAAGCGGTGAAGTCGGGCCGCTACGTCGCCAGCGCCGACTTCGATGGCCTCAAGGACGCCGACGCGATCATCATCTGCGTGCCCACGCCGCTCGGCCTGCACCGCGAGCCAGACAACGGCTACATCCACGCGACCGCGCGCGAGATCGCCAAGCGGCTCCGCAAGGGCCAGCTCGTCATCCTCGAGTCGACCACCTACCCGGGCACGACCGACGAAGAGGTCCAGCCCATCCTTGCGACCTCGGGCCTCAAGTGCCCCGACGACTTCCTGCTCGCCTTCTCGCCCGAGCGCGAGGACCCGGGCAACGCGAGCTTTTCCACCAAGACCATCCCCAAGGTCGTGGGCGGCATCAACTCGCCGTCGACCGAGGCGGCGGTGGCGCTCTATTCGGCGGCGATCGACAAGGTCGTCCCCGTCTCGAATGCGCGTGTGGCCGAGAGCGCGAAGCTCCTCGAGAACATCTACCGCTCGGTGAACATCGCCCTGGTGAACGAGCTCAAGGTCGCGTTCGACAAGATGGGCATCGACGTCTGGGAGGTGATCGAGGCGGCGAAGACGAAACCTTTTGGTTTCACGCCGTTCTACCCGGGGCCCGGCCTCGGCGGTCACTGCATCCCGCTGGATCCGTTCTACCTCTCGTGGAAGGCGGCCGAGTACGGCGTCTGGACGCGCTTCATCCACCTCGCGGGCGAGGTGAACACGAACATGCCGCACTACGTGGTCGACAAGACCGCGGCGGCGCTCAACGACCAGAGCAAGAGCCTCAAGGGCGCGAAGATCTGCGTGCTCGGCCTGGCGTACAAAGCCGATATCGACGACGACCGTGAGTCTCCGAGCTACGAGATCATCGAGCTGCTCAAGGATCGCGGCGCCGAGGTGGCGTACTGCGATCCGTACTTCCCGGTGGCGCGCAAGACGCGCAAGTACGACCTGGGCATGAGCTCCACGCCGTGCACCAACGAGGCGTTGCGAGGGTTCGACGCGCTCGTTATCTCGACCGCACACAAGCAGTTCAAGGACGCGGCGCTCTACGCGGGCGTGAAGCTCGTCGTCGATTCACGCAATACGCTCTCGCCGGCGCCATCCGGGACCGCCTGGGTGAAGGCCTAG
- a CDS encoding transposase has translation MTTCLENRFQALSVSEADLVVESLGWLHRMGRARIHAYVVMPDHVHLVIQCQAPHNIRTVMKSWKQFSGLRINRLRGSEGRLWQESFHDRVIRDEAGLQVAVDYVRLNPIRAGLVTKPEDYPHSSARHTLVVDVGGVSNADRSG, from the coding sequence GTGACGACCTGCCTCGAGAATCGCTTCCAGGCGCTCTCTGTGAGCGAGGCAGACCTGGTGGTCGAATCGCTTGGGTGGCTTCATCGTATGGGGCGTGCACGAATCCATGCGTACGTGGTCATGCCCGATCACGTGCATCTCGTCATTCAATGCCAGGCGCCACACAACATTCGGACGGTGATGAAGTCGTGGAAGCAATTCTCAGGGCTGCGGATCAATCGACTTCGAGGATCCGAAGGCCGGCTCTGGCAAGAGAGCTTCCACGATCGCGTGATCCGAGACGAAGCGGGCCTCCAAGTAGCGGTGGACTACGTTCGATTGAATCCCATTCGAGCCGGTCTGGTGACGAAACCCGAGGACTATCCGCACTCCTCCGCCCGACACACCCTCGTGGTGGATGTAGGAGGCGTTTCTAACGCCGACCGAAGTGGTTGA